Proteins encoded in a region of the Elaeis guineensis isolate ETL-2024a chromosome 7, EG11, whole genome shotgun sequence genome:
- the LOC105049107 gene encoding two-component response regulator ORR9 produces the protein MTVEAEAQFHVLAVDDSLIDRKLIERLLKTSSYQVTTVESGSKALELLGFREDQSSTPSVSPNQHEIEVNLVITDYCMPGMTGYDLLKKIKGSSSLKDIPVVIMSSENVPSRISRCLEGGAEEFFLKPVQLSDLKRLRPHILKGKSNGKEQKPEQQQQENNNNNDSSSISSGSSNNQSNKRKAMDAMDEGLSPERTRPRFSSDSLTVV, from the exons atgACAGTGGAGGCAGAAGCACAGTTCCATGTTCTGGCTGTGGATGACAGCCTCATTGACAGGAAGCTCATTGAGAGGCTCCTCAAGACCTCCTCCTACCAAG TTACCACAGTGGAGTCTGGGAGCAAGGCTTTGGAATTGTTGGGATTCAGGGAGGACCAGTCCAGCACACCTTCTGTGTCGCCAAATCAGCAT GAGATTGAGGTGAATTTGGTTATCACTGATTACTGTATGCCAGGAATGACAGGGTATGATCTGCTGAAGAAGATTaag gggtcttcttctcttaaagATATCCCAGTTGTAATCATGTCATCTGAGAATGTGCCTTCCAGGATCAGCAG GTGCTTGGAAGGAGGAGCTGAGGAGTTCTTTCTCAAACCAGTACAACTCTCAGACTTGAAAAGGCTCAGGCCCCATATACTTAAAGGAAAATCCAATGGCAAAGAGCAAAAACCGGAGCAGCAACAACAGGAAAACAATAACAATAATGACAGCAGCAGCATCAGCAGCGGCAGCAGCAACAACCAAAGCAACAAAAGGAAGGCCATGGATGCCATGGATGAGGGGCTTTCACCTGAGAGGACAAGGCCAAGATTCTCCAGTGACAGCCTGACAGTTGTGTGA